The Musa acuminata AAA Group cultivar baxijiao chromosome BXJ1-8, Cavendish_Baxijiao_AAA, whole genome shotgun sequence genomic sequence TCGATagtttttgttttattattattattattatgatcattATGTTGGTAACTCTTGCTGACTTTGTGCTTGCATTTATCATCCGTTGTTTATTTATTAGATACAGATTTTAGATCAATTGATACTTAAAATTTgttcttattttttcttttttgaggcaTATAGATATATTGTGGATGTTGAGAAAGGGTAGAATCAGAGGATGGGTTTGCCACAGAAGAGTTGATACGGTGTGTGGGGTCGCTGCTTGCTGCAGTTGTTGAGCACAGTGAGGAGCTACTCCTACTGCTAGTAGACTTGGGGATTAGTCttgcatgatgagaatcttagtaCGATAAAAATGTGGTCCATACTGAAACGAAAGGGTAGGAAAAATTGTATCTTTAACATGATGTAGAGTATATATAAATGTCGCACACTTGTTTCTACAGCAGCTCTCAATTATGATTCGTACGTATCCAATCGATGGCTCAGATGGGTAGCATACAAGTCTACAGTGACGGTAGAAGAAGTACAACAGAGAAATGACGCCAACTCTGACATACTCTCTAACTCGGTCATGAAACCAAGAAACATTACTGTGCACAAAGTTTTGACGGAACACTACTCTCGTGTGGTTCTGTAAAATGGAAAAAATACATCATTTAATCTAATGTAAATGCTGCAAACACAATCATAAGAGCTCGTTTGATTTCTTTTGGAGGTCATTGACATGCAAATATGTTTGCATCCTCTACGATTATAGCTTCAAAAACTTATCTAATCCCTGACGTCACGGGGAGTACTGGAACATCGAGACGTGATCAAcctcgaccaccgccgccgccgccgttacCTCCTGCTTCGGCTCCTCCAGCCGAGGCATCTCCGTCGCCTCCACCACTTCCGCCGCTACCACTTGCACTTCCATGACCGTCCCCGCTAGCCACCACCCCTCCGGCACTTCCCACTCCGCCACCACCTCCCGACGCTCCACCGCCACTCCCCGCACCTCCTCCGGCACCGCCTCCGACGCTCACGCTCACACCACCAGGCCCGACACTAACTCCAACTCCGCCGCCACCTCCGCCACCGACGCTGACGCTGCCGTTGTTCGCACTAGCGGCACCGCCTCCGCCGACCCCCACTGCGACGTTCGCTCCGCCTTTCCCTATGTGGATGCCGACCCCAACACCGATCCCTCCGCCAACGCTAGCTCCCCCGCCACGTGAAGTGCCAGCTCCGCCACCAGCTCCTCCACCGATAGTGATGTCAGTACCAGAGCTGTTATGGCTCACACTGATACCAAAcccactgccgctgccgccggTTTTTAGCGAGAAACGCTTGTTCTCAGCCAAAGCGCTATTATCATCAAGCAGAATTCTCGCACAGGCAAGTGAGGGAAGAATTAAGATCGGCAACATTGCGTGCGTTAGAAACAGAAGAAAGGAGCATGGCATCGTCACGGATGCAGCAGTAGTAGAAGTAATCATTGTGATGCTGTAGTGAGATGAGTTCTAACTCAAAGTGAGCTCTATACAAGGAGAGAGAAATCAATGGGATCACATTCCTATCTTACGGCTGGTGAGTGACCTTGTGGGCTGCCATCGGACTTCGAAGGGCCGCCAATGGCGAGGGTGGTGATCGGGGTTGTCACACACCTAACGTACCGTATGATATCTCGGCGTTGACCAGTACACAGGCCTCCGTTCACCATGTTTGAGTCGATGTCTCTTTCTTTTCGGTGGGGATTGCGGAGGTCAAATTGATCCTGTTTAATTCCACAGCTAAGACTTTGCCACCACTATCACATTGACTCCTTCGCTACTGAGGTCCTGGTAAAAATCGTGGACCAAGTTCTTATTCTTGTCTTCGCCTACTCTCGGGTGCAGTAGTTCTATCTGTACTGCTCATACCAAGCATCTTCTGATTTATCAATGTGTATCCATCAGCTGAGCTGATCATAACTAAAAGTAAATGTTGTTTCATGTCATATgtgtttgtatgtatatatgagtttttctcaataattttgtcCTGTGTTGCACACCTAAAGATGAAGGACGTTCCATGGTGTCAATGGTTTACACTAATCTCGGCTCTACTTGGAACACACGTTCTGCTGTTGTTTGTTAACATTGTCCATAGATTTGTAGCCGTTCTGAACACGAAAGCTACAGTTGATTACGTTGGGACGATATCAATGGTAAGTGGGTTTCGAGGAACAGTTAGCTTGAGTCAGCCGAGAGCTACTTTTAAGCGTAAAGTAGGAAAGAACACAGTTTGACGCTAAAGAAGCTGGCATATACCTCTTCTCTCTATTAGACTTCACGCTGGATGGGAGTAGGCCGAAAAGGAAGATACTATTCCCATGGAAAGAGGCTTCCCAAGTCAAAGCAAATAAGAACAGAGATTTTACTGTGTTTGGTGATCTAGCACTCTAGAGAACTTTTCTTTGCGGAGAGGAAACTAATAGAATCACAAACATTAGGAACCGCATTTTCTTGAGAAGTCGCTGATAGTATGGCGAGGAGGCACTAATACATGCAAGCACATGTTCCTTCACATCTTCTGTAGGGACAACATCCACTAGGAGGTCAAAAACATAGGTCCTCGTGATGGCTGCAGCAGTGTCGCTCTTCCGCAAGATGCTTCGCTTGTTCTCCTCAGCATGGGTCCATGAATTATACATCAGTTCAAGAATAAACGTCTCATATTTCTGTTCATGACCTCTTTTATCCGCGCCACTCTGGTTTTTGAGATTAGAGTCTGCAGCAATCTCCTGTTATTGGCTTGCCTAAAACATGTGTGTCTGGATGCAGTTGATTCATCTGCTGCTGCCGAATGCTGTGATAGGGGAGAAGGTGCTGAGTTGGTTGTACATGGAAGCTGCAGGAGCAGTCAGCTGGCTGGATGAAGGTGGGAAGCAGGCGACCATCATTTGATTAGCTTGATATGGCAAGCCAACATATGGTAATTGGACAGCACCATTCACTGCTTGCTGCCCCTGCTCTGGGACCTCCTTATCGACCTGCACCAGTAAAATCCTACTTCCTTCTCATGTTTCTCATGAAGAAAGAAacatgagaaggaagaagaaaacattTAATTAGAATTATGACTTTTCTTGTTCCGATAGAAAAGCATTTTCTATGGGGGATGGTGGGAATGGAGTAGCCGCAAATGCAGCTTTCCCTCAACATTTCATGGAACACAAGCGACAAACCGACACCCTTGCTTAAGGCATAGAGAAAGGAGCATGTTCTTGGACAAAGGGACACGATGACGAACAGTAGATTGCAACTAAAGCTCAAGCAACCCTGGTTATAGCACAAAAGGATGAGCAAGTAAGCTTAAGTTTGACCAGATGTTCCGGACCATAAGAGGCTATTACATTGCCCTCTGCAGATTTTAGTCCAGATACAGATACAGTACAAAGTCTCGAGTCACTCTACGTGTTTGACCATTTTTCACACAAGATGCAGAATCCTTGGAGCATGCAATAGAAAATGACCGATTATGCTACTGGtaaaaggtttacaactttacatattgtatttaaaaaatattatttttatcatactaATTATCATGGGCTGAGCTAGTTTTACGTAAATCGTATGGCACCCTTGCTTATCTATGCGTAAAGGATCGACCtccttaaaatattttatgagtgatatgaagcatttaactTGGGATCCCACAAGTAGATACTTTAGTAAACACTTGATAggtaatgcaaattataaatatagtcTTGGTAAACTTTGAACGTCTTGCGACAAAAGGTCCAAGGTGATCAATAATGACTAACAATCCCCATAAGTATTCACATGACACTACTGTGAAATAGATAGTTAACTAATTCTGAATAATATCCTAAAGAACCATCTAATCATATGT encodes the following:
- the LOC135680340 gene encoding glycine-rich cell wall structural protein 1-like is translated as MLPILILPSLACARILLDDNSALAENKRFSLKTGGSGSGFGISVSHNSSGTDITIGGGAGGGAGTSRGGGASVGGGIGVGVGIHIGKGGANVAVGVGGGGAASANNGSVSVGGGGGGGVGVSVGPGGVSVSVGGGAGGGAGSGGGASGGGGGVGSAGGVVASGDGHGSASGSGGSGGGDGDASAGGAEAGGNGGGGGGRG